The Pseudomonas asiatica sequence GGCTGAAGCGGTGGGGGTGGAGGTGACGCCGCTGAGCAATTTCTGGCTGGCTGACAGCGAGGTGCCTGTGGATAAAAGGGCAGGGCTGGTGCTGGGGTTTGCAGCGGTGCCGGAGGGGGAGATTGCCGAGGCTTTGATGCGCTTGCGCAAGGCCTGGAGGAAGTGAATAGGGCCGCTAGTCGGCCCAATCGCCGGCAAGCCAGCTCCCACAGGTAGTGGAGATCCTGTGGGAGCTGGCTTGCCGGCGATTGGGCTGCAAAGCAGCCCCGGCTCTAAATCAGGTACCGGACTTGATCCGTGTCCAGGCCCTGGTCCGAGCTCGCTCGGCATCCCGCGCCAAGGGCTTGAGGGTATACAGCTTGGCCATCGCCTCCGCTGTCGGATACAGGTTGGGGTTGTTGCGAATCGCCGGGTCGACCTTGTCGGTCGCATCCTTGTTCGGGTTCGGGTACCCGACAAAGTCGCTGATAGGCGCAATCACCTCAGGCCGCAGTAAGTAGTTGATGAACGCGTGGGCATCTTCCGGGTTGGTCGCGTTCTTCGGAATCGCCAGCATGTCGAACCAGATCGGTGCACCTTCCTTGGGCAGGCGCATGTCCACCACAACGCCATTCTTCGCCTCGCGGGCGCGGTTGGCTGCCTGAGAGAAGCTGCCGCTGTAGCCCACTGCCACGCAGATATCGCCGTTGGCGATGTCAGCCATGTACTTCGAGGAATGGAAGTAGGTGATGTGCGGGCGGATCTTCAGCATCAGCGCTTCGGCTTTCTTGTAATCAGCCGGTTTGTCGCTGTTCGGTGGCAGGCCCAGGTACTGCAGGGCCAGCGGCATGATCTCCGACGGCGAGTCGAGCAGGGCCACGCCGCATTGCTTGAGCTTGGCGATGTTCTCTTCCTTGAAGATCAGGTCCCAACTGTCCACCGGGGCGTTCTCGCCGAGCGCAGCCTTGACCTTGGCCGGGTTGAAGCCGATCAGCACTGTGCCGTACATGTAGGGTACGGCAAATTTGTTGCCGGGGTCGTTGGCTTCGATCAGCTTCATCAGCGCCGGGTCCAGGTGCTGCCAGTTCGGCAGCTTGCTGCGGTCCAGCGGCTGGAACACACCCGCTTCGATCTGCTTGGCGAGGAACACGTTGGATGGCACTACCACGTCATATCCTGAGTTGCCGGTCAGCAGTTTCGCTTCCAGCGCCTCGTTGGTGTCGAAGATGTCGTAGACCAGCTTCACTCCGCTGTCTTTCTGGAACTCGGTGAGAGTTTGCGGAGTGATGTAGTCGAACCAGTTGAACACCCGCAGGGTGCGCTGTTCGGTCTGGGCCTGCAGGGCACCGGTGAACAGGGTAGCGGCGATGAACGGGGCGAGCAGACGCTTGAGTCGAACCATTATCGGGCTCCTGGCTGGGCCTGCTGGAAGCCTTCCAGCACATTGACCGCGTTGATACCGATTTCTTCCACAGCGTAGCCGCCTTCCATCACGAACAGGGTCGGCTTGCCGAGCTGGGCGATGCGCTTGCCCATTTCCAGGTAGTCCGGGCTGTCCAGCTTGAACTGCGAGATCGGGTCGTCCTTGAAGGTATCCACGCCCAGCGAGATCACCAGCACGTCAGCGTCATAGGCGGCGATGCGCTGGCAGGCGTCCTCCAGGGCGGCGTTCCAGGCGGCCCAGTCGCTGCCAGCCGGCAGTGGGTAGTTGATGTTGCAGCCTTCGCCGGCACCCTCGCCGGTTTCATCGGCATAGCCGAGGAAGAACGGGAATTCGTCGCGCGGGTCGCCATGGATCGAGGCGAAGAACACATCGTTGCGGCTGTAGAAGATGTCCTGGGTGCCGTTGCCGTGGTGATAGTCGACATCGAGGATTGCGACCTTGCGCCGGCCCTGGTCAAGGAAGGCCTGGGCGGCGATGGCGGCGTTGTTCAGGTAGCAATAGCCGCCCATGACTTCGCCAGCCGCATGGTGCCCTGGCGGGCGGCACAGGGCGAAGGCGGAATGGGCGCCTTGCTGGATCGCCGCCTGGGCGGTGAGGGCGACCTGGGCGGCGCTGTAGGCAGCCTGCCAGGTACCGGCGGTGATCGGTGCGCCGGCGTCGAAGCTGTAGTAGCCCAGTTCACCGTGCAGGCCGGTGGGTTTTATCTGGCGCAGGGTGCGTGCGGGCCAGGTGAATGGCAGCAGGTCGCCATCCTGACCCAGTGCGGCCCAGCGCGCCCAGGCACCTTCGAAGAAATTCAGGTAATCGGCACTGTGGATGCGCAGCAACGGTGCACGGCCATAGTCGGTGGGGCCCTGGATGTCGCCAAGGTTGCGTTTTTTCACTTGGTCGAGCACATGGTCGGCGCGTGACGGCATTTCGAAACAGGGCATCAGCTTGCCGTCGATCAGCTCGCAGCGGCCATGGTGCAGGCGGTGGTCATCGGAATAGATCGTCAGCATTGTTGTTCTCCGGTAGGTACTGGCGTGGGCCCATTTTCATGGGCGGGCCAGTGGTGGAGAACGACGCAAGTGGCCAAAAGGGGATCGATATGGCCAAGCTCTTTGGCCCACTTTTCCTGTACCGGCCTCTTCGCGGGCAAGCCCACGAAGAGGCCGGTACAGGTCAACCGCGGAAGTGACTGGGCGCGACGCCACTCCAACGCTGGAAGGCATGCCGAAAACTGGCGGTCTCGCTGAACCCCAGGCACTCGGCAATCCGATAGATCGGCATCTGCTCATCAGCCAGCAACTGCTTGGCCCGCTCGAACCTCAGTTCATCCAGCAGCTGTTGATAACTGCTGCCCAACGCCTGCAAATGCCGGCGCAGGGTGCGCGATGAGCAGTTCATCTGCCGCGCCAGCCCTTCCAGCCCGGGCGCTGCATCCAGTTGCTGCGCCAGCAGTTGGCGAATCCGCCCCAGCCAGGCCTGGCGGCCGGTGAATTCCAGGTTCAGGCGTCGGCAGCGTTCGCTCATGGCCTTGTGGGTAATCGGGTCGGCCAGCGGCAGTGGCGTGTCCAGCCAGCGCCGTTCGAAGGCAAAGGCATTGTCCTCGTCGTCGAAACCTACCGGGCACTGGAATGCCCCGGCATAGAGAGCATGGTAACCGGGCCGTGGGTGTTCAAAACGAGCACCCAGCAGGGGCAGCGGGCGGCCGAGCAGGTCGTCGCAGATGACCTTCAGCGACACCAGGCAGAACTCTGCATTGAAGGCGGTCAGCGCCGGGCTGTCGTGGTAGTCGCTGGCGCTGAGCCAGATGCGCTGGCCGTCGTCGAGCAAACGCAGTTTGAAGACTGTTCCCAGCAGTGCCGGATACTGCAGCGCCAAGCGCAAGGCGTCACCCAAAGTGGCACTGGAGAGCAGGGCGTAACCGAGCATGCCGTAGCACGACACATGCATGCGCTGGCCCAGCTCCAGGCCTATATCTTCGCGTCGGGCAACGGCGTTGGCGCACACCTGCAGTTCCTGCTGGGTGGTGATACGCGCATCGGCATGGCCCAGGTCTGCCGGGCCGATGCCGCTGCCGGCCAGCAGCGCCGACGCCTCGCAACCGTCTGCCTGGAAGACGTTGAGGATCAGCGAAACCGCGTTGAGGGTGGTCAGGTGGCTGTGCAGCATGCTGGGTAATCCCGTTGGCCTGGGACGCATTATGGAGCAAGTTGTGTGCCGATGTTCGGGGGGCTGCAAAGCAGCCCCCAAATCCTTCAGGCAAAAAAAAGGCCCGAAGCATAGGCTCGGGCCTTGGAAAGGTTGAGAGGTGTCTAGTCCCTCGACCTGGTGAGACTGTTTACAGCGGCCTGGTTACGCCTTCAGCGGAACCAGACGGGGAGCGATCATGTTTTCCGGACGCAGGATGTCGTCGAGCATCGCGTCGTCCAGCAGCTTCTCTTCACGCACCAGTTCCAGTACGCCGCGGCCGGTTTCCAGGGCAACGCGGGCGATACGGGTGGCGTTTTCGTAGCCGATGTACGGGTTCAGTGCGGTGACCAGGCCGATCGAGTGCTCGACCAGTTCACGGCAGCGCTGTTCGTTGGCGGTGATACCGACGATGCAGTGCTCGCGCAGCATGTCCATGGCACGTTGCAGCAGGCGGATCGAGTCGAAGATCTTGTAGGCGATCAGCGGCTCCATCACGTTCAGCTGCAGCTGGCCACCTTCGGCGGCGACGGTCAGGGCCAGGTCGTTGCCCATGATGGCGAAGGCCACCTGGTTGACGGCTTCCGGGATAACCGGGTTGACCTTGCCTGGCATGATCGAACTGCCTGGCTGACGCGCTGGCAGGTTGATTTCGTTGATGCCGGTGCGTGGGCCGCTAGACAGCAGGCGCAGGTCGTTGCAAATCTTCGACAGCTTGACTGCAGTACGCTTGAGCATGCCGGAGAACAGTACGAAGGCGCCCATGTCGGAGGTGGCTTCGATCAGGTCGGCAGCCGGTACCAGCGGTTGGCCGCTGATGGCAGCCAGGCGCTGTACGGCCAGGGCCTGGTAGCCAGGGTCGGCGTTGATGCCGGTACCGATGGCGGTACCGCCCAGGTTGATTTCGGTCAGCAGTTCCGGGGCCAGCGAGCGCAGGCGCTGCAGGTCTTCGGTCATGGTGGTGGCGAAGGCACGGAATTCCTGGCCCAGGGTCATCGGTACGGCGTCCTGCAGCTGGGTACGGCCCATCTTCAGTACGTGGTCGAACTCTTTACCCTTGGCAGCGAAGGCCTGGATAAGGCTGTCGAGGCTGGCCAGCAGCGCGTCGTGGCCCAGCAGCAGGCCCAGGCGGATAGCCGTCGGGTAGGCGTCGTTGGTCGACTGCGCCATGTTCACGTCGTTGTTCGGGTGCAGGTACTGGTACTCACCCTTCTGGTGGCCCATGGCCTCCAGCGCAACGTTGGCGATCACTTCGTTGGCGTTCATGTTGGTAGAAGTACCAGCACCGCCCTGGATCATGTCCACCACGAACTGGTCGTGGTAATCGCCTTTGATCAGGCGGGCGCAGGCTGCGGTGATGGCAGCGTGCTTGGCATCGCTCAGGTGGCCCAGCTCACGGTTGGCGTCAGCAGCAGCCTGCTTGACCATGGCCAGGGCCACGACCAGCTTCGGATAGTGCGACAGCGGAACACCGGAGAGGTGGAAGTTGTTGGCAGCGCGCAGGGTCTGGATGCCGTAGTAGGCATCTGCAGGAACTTCAAGGGTACCCAACAAATCTTTTTCGACGCGGAACGATGCAGCGGAGGACATGATGTATATCATCTCGATTTTGACCCGGCACATGCCGGAATGGCGCCAATCCTAGGCCTGAAGGTGATTTTGCGGCCAATGCTGTTGCACGCTAACCTATGCACAAACGGCATAGTGTTTCATGTGACGCCAATTGATGTTCGAGCGTGTTCCATTTTGGTGCACGCCAGGAGATGTGCTTCGTGAACCTTGAAAGCAAATGGCTGGAAGACTTCAGCGCGCTGGCTGCGACCCGCAGTTTTTCCCAGGCTGCAGAGCGGCGTTTCGTTACCCAACCTGCCTTCAGCCGGCGTATACGCAGTCTGGAAGCAGCTTTG is a genomic window containing:
- a CDS encoding AraC family transcriptional regulator, yielding MLHSHLTTLNAVSLILNVFQADGCEASALLAGSGIGPADLGHADARITTQQELQVCANAVARREDIGLELGQRMHVSCYGMLGYALLSSATLGDALRLALQYPALLGTVFKLRLLDDGQRIWLSASDYHDSPALTAFNAEFCLVSLKVICDDLLGRPLPLLGARFEHPRPGYHALYAGAFQCPVGFDDEDNAFAFERRWLDTPLPLADPITHKAMSERCRRLNLEFTGRQAWLGRIRQLLAQQLDAAPGLEGLARQMNCSSRTLRRHLQALGSSYQQLLDELRFERAKQLLADEQMPIYRIAECLGFSETASFRHAFQRWSGVAPSHFRG
- a CDS encoding polyamine ABC transporter substrate-binding protein; this translates as MVRLKRLLAPFIAATLFTGALQAQTEQRTLRVFNWFDYITPQTLTEFQKDSGVKLVYDIFDTNEALEAKLLTGNSGYDVVVPSNVFLAKQIEAGVFQPLDRSKLPNWQHLDPALMKLIEANDPGNKFAVPYMYGTVLIGFNPAKVKAALGENAPVDSWDLIFKEENIAKLKQCGVALLDSPSEIMPLALQYLGLPPNSDKPADYKKAEALMLKIRPHITYFHSSKYMADIANGDICVAVGYSGSFSQAANRAREAKNGVVVDMRLPKEGAPIWFDMLAIPKNATNPEDAHAFINYLLRPEVIAPISDFVGYPNPNKDATDKVDPAIRNNPNLYPTAEAMAKLYTLKPLARDAERARTRAWTRIKSGT
- a CDS encoding histone deacetylase family protein; this translates as MLTIYSDDHRLHHGRCELIDGKLMPCFEMPSRADHVLDQVKKRNLGDIQGPTDYGRAPLLRIHSADYLNFFEGAWARWAALGQDGDLLPFTWPARTLRQIKPTGLHGELGYYSFDAGAPITAGTWQAAYSAAQVALTAQAAIQQGAHSAFALCRPPGHHAAGEVMGGYCYLNNAAIAAQAFLDQGRRKVAILDVDYHHGNGTQDIFYSRNDVFFASIHGDPRDEFPFFLGYADETGEGAGEGCNINYPLPAGSDWAAWNAALEDACQRIAAYDADVLVISLGVDTFKDDPISQFKLDSPDYLEMGKRIAQLGKPTLFVMEGGYAVEEIGINAVNVLEGFQQAQPGAR
- the aspA gene encoding aspartate ammonia-lyase, with protein sequence MSSAASFRVEKDLLGTLEVPADAYYGIQTLRAANNFHLSGVPLSHYPKLVVALAMVKQAAADANRELGHLSDAKHAAITAACARLIKGDYHDQFVVDMIQGGAGTSTNMNANEVIANVALEAMGHQKGEYQYLHPNNDVNMAQSTNDAYPTAIRLGLLLGHDALLASLDSLIQAFAAKGKEFDHVLKMGRTQLQDAVPMTLGQEFRAFATTMTEDLQRLRSLAPELLTEINLGGTAIGTGINADPGYQALAVQRLAAISGQPLVPAADLIEATSDMGAFVLFSGMLKRTAVKLSKICNDLRLLSSGPRTGINEINLPARQPGSSIMPGKVNPVIPEAVNQVAFAIMGNDLALTVAAEGGQLQLNVMEPLIAYKIFDSIRLLQRAMDMLREHCIVGITANEQRCRELVEHSIGLVTALNPYIGYENATRIARVALETGRGVLELVREEKLLDDAMLDDILRPENMIAPRLVPLKA